Proteins encoded by one window of Phycisphaerales bacterium:
- a CDS encoding protein kinase: MDPFTRSASVSASARVRASWTAGPPAISEVLARASDNGVMLVDPVVADAEERWNRGLPARLEEYLAADPGLTEQRDLCRALIMCEAARRTSEPMVAIRTDLLARFPSLAGELDEVLELLSLMREAEEAGPALTPGTRLGKYELREHIGSGGFGHVWRALDSELGRYVALKLFAAPVRPGGSTGHSRLVAEARAAAALDHENIVRVHAAGLFEDHGLAYLDSQLAGDPEPTGNDPLHVRVARSLEECAPMPPREAARVIEAACRGVGAAHARAVLHRDIKPGNILLTLSGRVMVADFGLALEARAEADARIVGTPAYMPPEQARGETATPQSDVFALGATLRFLLTGTPPYAPSGQHSSSAREDVLEQARRAELRPLAATIPTDLRAIIERATASDPAARYTSADQLAADLHAFRHWRPVAARVTPPLHRARLFARRHRAAVLVSAVAAAAIGVSTTVYVLRLGEERDRALTAEHAADREMRRAVAAEGDALSQLEEAIRQRDTALAINQYAADSIVAALRSSPTDKPTIQEALDLAERRMHYSVSERPLIEAGVRVVLASGLIANKEHDRAVKHLVEAVRVRAEQLGIDAPDTLRARRLLAWARSHAGDLERARAEMNTVAPLCATTLGESDVDTGLAYAALGQWALTDGQLGKAEPLLARAERSLRDGPGIGLLEWQEVGGRLAELYYKQDRLRERTELRQAIADAAAKKLGRDDVRTLNARHNVARALWDEGRMDEAEQALRTLVDDSIAVNGRYHAGTVFAHWNLADFLIKVRRDPAAASELTRAAIPENLRPSSLPAVRGPLLVVEARALAALQKHDEALAILKQVRADARAMGNAGEKLAKQAQDLEAAIARTSPQHN, encoded by the coding sequence ATGGACCCGTTCACGCGTTCAGCTTCTGTTTCGGCCTCGGCGCGGGTCCGCGCCTCGTGGACGGCGGGGCCGCCCGCGATCTCCGAGGTGCTGGCGAGGGCCTCTGACAACGGGGTCATGCTGGTCGACCCGGTCGTTGCGGACGCCGAGGAGCGCTGGAACCGCGGCCTGCCCGCCCGCCTGGAGGAGTACCTCGCGGCCGATCCCGGGCTCACCGAGCAGCGCGATCTCTGCCGCGCCCTCATCATGTGCGAGGCCGCCCGCCGCACCAGTGAGCCGATGGTCGCCATCCGCACCGACCTGCTGGCGCGCTTCCCCTCGCTTGCGGGCGAGCTCGATGAGGTGCTGGAGCTGCTCTCGCTCATGCGCGAGGCGGAGGAGGCTGGGCCCGCGTTGACGCCCGGCACGCGCCTGGGCAAGTACGAGCTCCGCGAGCACATCGGCTCGGGCGGCTTCGGGCACGTGTGGCGGGCACTCGACTCCGAGCTGGGCCGCTACGTTGCCCTCAAGCTCTTCGCCGCCCCCGTGCGACCGGGAGGCAGCACAGGGCACTCCCGCCTGGTCGCCGAGGCCCGCGCCGCCGCGGCCCTGGACCACGAGAACATCGTCCGCGTGCACGCGGCAGGCCTCTTCGAGGACCACGGCCTTGCATACCTGGACTCGCAACTCGCGGGCGATCCAGAGCCCACCGGGAATGATCCACTGCACGTGCGTGTCGCGCGGTCGCTGGAAGAATGTGCACCGATGCCGCCGCGCGAGGCCGCGCGTGTCATCGAGGCCGCCTGCCGCGGCGTCGGCGCCGCCCACGCCCGCGCCGTGCTGCACCGGGACATCAAGCCCGGCAACATCCTGCTCACCCTTTCGGGACGCGTGATGGTCGCCGACTTCGGCCTGGCCCTCGAGGCGCGTGCTGAGGCCGATGCCCGCATTGTGGGCACACCGGCGTACATGCCCCCAGAGCAGGCCCGGGGCGAGACCGCGACCCCGCAGAGCGATGTCTTCGCCCTCGGCGCAACGCTCCGCTTCCTGCTCACGGGCACGCCGCCCTATGCACCCAGTGGCCAACACAGCAGCTCCGCTCGCGAGGACGTGCTGGAACAGGCACGCCGCGCCGAGCTGCGCCCGCTCGCCGCCACCATCCCGACCGACCTCCGCGCCATCATCGAGCGGGCCACGGCTTCGGACCCAGCAGCGAGGTACACCTCCGCCGACCAGCTTGCCGCGGACCTCCACGCCTTCCGGCACTGGCGTCCTGTGGCGGCGCGCGTCACCCCGCCGCTGCACAGGGCCCGGCTCTTCGCCCGCCGCCACCGCGCCGCCGTGCTCGTCAGCGCAGTCGCCGCCGCGGCGATCGGGGTTTCGACAACTGTCTACGTGCTTCGGCTTGGAGAGGAGCGCGACCGGGCTCTGACCGCCGAGCACGCCGCCGACCGTGAGATGAGGCGCGCGGTGGCCGCGGAAGGTGACGCCCTGAGCCAGCTCGAGGAAGCGATCCGCCAGCGCGACACGGCCCTGGCCATCAACCAGTACGCGGCCGACTCCATCGTGGCCGCGCTGCGCAGCTCCCCCACTGACAAGCCCACCATCCAGGAAGCCCTGGACCTCGCCGAGCGCCGCATGCACTACAGCGTCTCCGAGCGCCCGCTCATCGAAGCCGGCGTGCGCGTGGTGCTGGCGTCAGGATTGATCGCCAACAAGGAGCACGACCGCGCGGTCAAGCACCTCGTCGAGGCCGTGCGAGTGCGTGCCGAACAACTGGGAATCGATGCGCCGGACACGCTCCGCGCCCGCCGCTTGCTGGCGTGGGCGCGCTCGCACGCGGGCGATCTTGAGCGTGCTCGCGCAGAGATGAACACCGTGGCCCCGCTCTGCGCGACCACCCTCGGCGAGAGCGATGTCGACACCGGGCTCGCCTACGCGGCCCTGGGCCAGTGGGCCCTCACCGACGGGCAGCTCGGCAAGGCCGAGCCGCTGCTCGCCCGCGCCGAACGATCGCTGCGCGACGGTCCCGGCATCGGTCTGCTGGAGTGGCAGGAGGTCGGCGGCCGGCTCGCGGAGCTCTACTACAAGCAGGACCGCCTCCGCGAACGCACGGAGCTTCGGCAGGCCATCGCAGACGCCGCGGCCAAGAAGCTCGGTCGCGACGACGTCCGCACCCTCAATGCCCGCCACAACGTCGCACGCGCCCTCTGGGACGAGGGCCGCATGGACGAGGCCGAGCAGGCACTTCGCACCCTGGTGGACGACTCCATCGCCGTGAACGGCCGCTACCACGCGGGCACCGTCTTCGCTCACTGGAACCTGGCCGACTTTCTAATAAAGGTCCGCCGCGACCCGGCGGCGGCCTCCGAGCTCACCCGCGCCGCGATCCCCGAGAACCTCCGCCCGAGCAGCTTGCCCGCGGTCCGCGGCCCGCTGCTGGTCGTCGAAGCACGCGCACTCGCGGCCCTCCAGAAGCACGACGAGGCCCTGGCCATTCTCAAGCAGGTCCGCGCCGACGCCCGCGCGATGGGCAACGCGGGCGAAAAGCTGGCGAAGCAGGCGCAGGACCTCGAGGCTGCCATCGCCCGAACAAGCCCCCAGCACAATTAA
- a CDS encoding sigma-70 family RNA polymerase sigma factor, with product MPEPTDSPVQKPQQAARLSGLLARACAGSDPRAREAAFDELLRLLTIYVRAGMGSRLRDHRESMDVCQSLARSFVDDFEGGRIAFESEAALAAYVRQCVRSKLADLSRHDRAAKRGGGAVTQGLPGDGPHGGPGPASAAIAREAVAGALAALNEDERTLLRLRSQGLAWEAIARELGRTPEAVRQQFSRVQRRLAQGSQESPPPTR from the coding sequence GTGCCCGAGCCAACGGACAGCCCGGTGCAGAAGCCGCAGCAGGCGGCGCGGTTGTCGGGGCTGCTGGCGCGGGCGTGCGCGGGGAGCGACCCCCGCGCGCGAGAGGCCGCGTTCGACGAGCTGCTGCGGCTGCTGACGATCTACGTCCGCGCGGGCATGGGCTCGCGCCTGCGCGACCACCGCGAGTCGATGGATGTCTGCCAGTCGCTGGCGAGGTCGTTCGTGGACGACTTCGAGGGTGGCAGGATCGCGTTTGAGAGCGAGGCGGCCCTGGCTGCGTACGTCCGTCAGTGCGTCCGCAGCAAGCTCGCTGATCTTTCCCGCCATGACCGGGCCGCCAAGCGCGGCGGCGGCGCGGTGACGCAGGGTCTGCCAGGGGATGGCCCGCACGGCGGGCCCGGTCCCGCCAGCGCTGCCATCGCCCGAGAAGCCGTCGCGGGGGCACTGGCGGCGCTCAATGAGGATGAGCGCACGCTCCTGCGGCTGCGGTCGCAGGGACTCGCGTGGGAGGCGATCGCGCGCGAGCTGGGACGCACGCCCGAGGCGGTTCGGCAGCAGTTCAGCCGCGTGCAGCGGCGGCTGGCGCAGGGTTCGCAAGAGTCTCCGCCTCCGACGCGCTGA